One Angustibacter luteus genomic window carries:
- the hisB gene encoding imidazoleglycerol-phosphate dehydratase HisB — MTDPTTDRRAVLERATGESSVRVELDLDGTGRSSISTGVGFYDHMLASLAKHALFDLDVQATGDTHVDAHHTVEDVAIVLGEALREALGDKAGIARFGDALVPLDETLVQAAVDVSGRPYCVHTGEAEGQQYVVIGGTYVGSLTRHVFETLAHHAAIALHVRVLSGRDPHHVVEAQFKAVARALRAAVTPDPRVGGVPSTKGVL, encoded by the coding sequence GTGACCGACCCGACCACCGATCGCCGGGCCGTGCTGGAGCGGGCCACCGGGGAGAGCAGCGTCCGCGTCGAGCTCGACCTGGACGGCACGGGCCGCTCCAGCATCAGCACCGGTGTCGGCTTCTACGACCACATGCTCGCCAGCCTGGCCAAGCACGCCCTGTTCGACCTCGACGTGCAGGCCACCGGGGACACCCACGTGGACGCCCACCACACGGTCGAGGACGTCGCCATCGTGCTGGGCGAGGCCCTGCGGGAGGCCCTCGGCGACAAGGCCGGCATCGCGCGGTTCGGCGACGCGCTGGTGCCGCTCGACGAGACGCTGGTGCAGGCCGCGGTCGACGTCAGCGGGCGCCCGTACTGCGTGCACACCGGCGAGGCCGAGGGGCAGCAGTACGTGGTGATCGGCGGCACCTACGTGGGGTCGCTGACCCGGCACGTGTTCGAGACCTTGGCCCACCACGCCGCGATCGCGCTGCACGTGCGGGTGCTCAGCGGGCGCGACCCGCACCACGTCGTGGAGGCCCAGTTCAAGGCGGTGGCTCGCGCCCTGCGGGCCGCGGTCACGCCGGACCCGCGGGTCGGGGGCGTGCCCAGCACCAAGGGCGTGCTGTGA
- a CDS encoding histidinol-phosphate transaminase — MGSTSVGPGLDALPLRDDLRGRLPYGAPQIDVPVRLNTNENSYPLPEPAALAVVAALALEVRQLNRYPDREFTALRTALATYLGHDLTADQVWAANGSNEVLLHLFQAFGGPGRTALGFTPAYSMHPNIAATSATAWVDGLRGAPSGQFDLTAESAAEQVARHDPDLVMLCSPNNPTGTALGLDVVTAVYDATDRAVVVVDEAYAEFARTGTASALTLLPGRERLVVTRTMSKAFALAGARLGYLAADPAVCDALRLVRLPYHLSSLTQAAALAAVRHAPDLLGSVQVLREQRDRIVTELAGLGLAPVPSDANFVLFGGLADPVATWQALLEHGVLVRDVGIPGHLRVTAGNPDETSAFLTALTRVLEETP; from the coding sequence GTGGGCTCCACCTCCGTCGGTCCGGGTCTTGACGCGCTGCCGTTGCGCGACGACCTGCGCGGTCGCCTGCCCTACGGTGCACCGCAGATCGACGTCCCCGTTCGGTTGAACACCAACGAGAACTCCTACCCCCTGCCCGAGCCGGCGGCGCTCGCGGTCGTCGCGGCGCTCGCCCTCGAGGTCCGTCAGCTCAACCGCTACCCCGACCGTGAGTTCACCGCCCTCCGTACGGCGCTCGCCACGTATCTCGGGCACGACCTGACCGCGGACCAGGTCTGGGCGGCGAACGGCTCCAACGAGGTGCTGCTGCACCTGTTCCAGGCGTTCGGCGGCCCGGGACGCACGGCCCTGGGCTTCACCCCGGCGTACTCGATGCACCCCAACATCGCCGCGACCTCGGCGACGGCGTGGGTGGACGGTCTGCGCGGTGCGCCATCCGGACAGTTCGACCTGACCGCCGAGTCGGCGGCCGAGCAGGTCGCCCGGCACGACCCCGACCTCGTCATGCTCTGCTCGCCGAACAACCCGACCGGCACCGCCCTCGGGCTGGACGTCGTCACCGCCGTGTACGACGCCACGGACCGCGCGGTGGTGGTGGTGGACGAGGCCTACGCGGAGTTCGCCCGGACCGGCACGGCCAGCGCGTTGACCCTGCTGCCCGGTCGCGAGCGCCTCGTCGTGACCCGCACCATGAGCAAGGCGTTCGCGTTGGCCGGCGCGCGACTGGGCTACCTGGCGGCCGACCCGGCGGTGTGCGACGCCCTGCGGCTGGTCCGGTTGCCCTACCACCTGTCGTCGCTGACCCAGGCGGCCGCGCTGGCGGCCGTCCGGCACGCACCCGACCTGCTGGGCAGCGTGCAGGTGCTGCGCGAGCAGCGCGACCGCATCGTGACCGAGCTGGCGGGGCTGGGCCTGGCCCCGGTGCCCAGCGACGCGAACTTCGTGCTCTTCGGCGGCCTGGCCGATCCCGTGGCCACCTGGCAGGCGCTGCTCGAGCACGGCGTCCTGGTCCGGGACGTCGGGATCCCCGGGCACCTGCGCGTGACGGCCGGGAACCCGGACGAGACCAGCGCCTTCCTCACTGCCCTGACCCGCGTCCTCGAGGAGACACCGTGA
- a CDS encoding SseB family protein: MTQVPSGDSAGTAWSGRTLPAGGFDGDDGAVDPAVAQALSALESGQGAAQQVVAALAAARVLVPVVAVLGEGEQAAHGLVDKSADMAVVTLTAPDGRRALPVFSGLESLQQWDPTARPVPVDCRRAAVSAVAEGCDVMVLDPAGPVAFVVSRPAVWALGQGRAWVPAHEDPDVARVLQGAAAQVPGVVGLRAERGDQVDLLVVVLLAVGLDRDEARAAVAAVGERLQSDDLLRERVEGVQLRVEPAA; the protein is encoded by the coding sequence ATGACGCAGGTTCCGTCGGGCGACTCCGCGGGCACGGCCTGGTCGGGTCGGACGTTGCCCGCCGGGGGCTTCGACGGCGATGACGGCGCCGTCGATCCCGCTGTGGCACAGGCGCTCTCGGCGCTGGAGTCCGGGCAGGGTGCGGCGCAGCAGGTGGTGGCCGCCCTGGCGGCGGCGCGGGTCCTGGTGCCCGTGGTCGCCGTCCTCGGCGAGGGTGAGCAGGCCGCGCACGGCCTGGTCGACAAGAGCGCGGACATGGCGGTCGTGACGTTGACCGCGCCGGACGGACGCCGGGCGCTACCGGTGTTCAGCGGCCTGGAGTCGTTGCAGCAGTGGGACCCCACCGCCCGCCCTGTCCCGGTCGACTGCCGTCGAGCGGCGGTCTCCGCGGTGGCCGAGGGGTGCGACGTGATGGTCCTGGATCCGGCCGGACCGGTGGCGTTCGTGGTGTCCCGCCCCGCTGTGTGGGCGTTGGGGCAGGGCCGCGCGTGGGTGCCGGCCCACGAGGACCCGGACGTGGCCCGGGTGCTGCAGGGCGCCGCCGCGCAGGTGCCGGGCGTCGTCGGCCTGCGCGCCGAGCGCGGCGACCAGGTGGACCTGCTCGTCGTGGTGCTGCTGGCGGTCGGCCTCGACCGCGACGAAGCCCGCGCGGCGGTCGCGGCGGTTGGCGAGCGGCTGCAGTCGGACGACCTGCTGCGCGAGCGGGTGGAGGGCGTCCAGCTCCGGGTCGAGCCCGCGGCCTGA
- the priA gene encoding bifunctional 1-(5-phosphoribosyl)-5-((5-phosphoribosylamino)methylideneamino)imidazole-4-carboxamide isomerase/phosphoribosylanthranilate isomerase PriA: MSGEPRLQLLPAVDVADGLAVRLVQGEAGSETSYGDPLAAALAWQQDGAEWIHLVDLDAAFGRGTNHELLATVVARLDVAVELSGGIRDDESLARALGTGCARVNLGTAALEDPEWTAAAIARHGDRIAVGLDVRGTTLAARGWTQEGGDLWETLERLDRDGCARYVLTDVTKDGTLRGPNVDLLRELCERTSAPVVASGGVSSLEDLATLRTLVPLGVEGAIVGKALYAQAFTLPDALDVAGRPGPG; the protein is encoded by the coding sequence GTGTCCGGTGAGCCCAGGCTCCAGCTGCTGCCCGCGGTCGACGTGGCCGACGGGCTGGCCGTCCGCCTCGTGCAGGGTGAGGCGGGCAGCGAGACCTCGTACGGCGACCCGCTGGCGGCCGCCCTGGCCTGGCAGCAGGACGGCGCCGAGTGGATCCACCTCGTCGACCTCGACGCGGCCTTCGGGCGCGGCACGAACCACGAGCTGCTCGCGACCGTCGTGGCACGGCTGGACGTCGCCGTCGAGCTCAGTGGTGGCATCCGGGACGACGAGTCGCTGGCCCGCGCCCTGGGTACGGGCTGCGCCCGGGTGAACCTGGGCACCGCCGCGCTGGAGGACCCGGAGTGGACCGCGGCGGCCATCGCCCGCCACGGCGACCGCATCGCGGTCGGGCTCGACGTCCGGGGGACGACGCTCGCCGCGCGCGGCTGGACGCAGGAGGGCGGCGACCTGTGGGAGACGCTGGAGCGCCTCGACCGGGACGGCTGCGCGCGGTACGTCCTGACCGACGTCACGAAGGACGGCACGTTGCGCGGGCCCAACGTCGACCTGCTGCGCGAGCTGTGCGAACGCACGAGCGCCCCGGTGGTGGCCAGCGGCGGCGTCTCCAGCCTCGAGGACCTGGCGACCCTGCGGACGCTGGTGCCGTTGGGGGTCGAGGGTGCCATCGTCGGCAAGGCGCTGTACGCGCAGGCGTTCACGCTCCCGGACGCGCTCGACGTGGCCGGCCGGCCCGGTCCGGGCTGA
- the hisH gene encoding imidazole glycerol phosphate synthase subunit HisH produces MSTPQVVVLDYGSGNVHSAVRALERVGAQVRLTADRQGALDCDGLVVPGVGAFSACVAGLAAVRGPELVDRRLAGGRPVLGICVGHQVMFERSTEPYAAGVLDGLGEWPGVVERLPADVVPHMGWNTVQAAEGSRLFAGVEQERFYFVHSYAVQRWLLEPHDGQVAHFSAPRVSWSEHGVPFVAAVENGPLSATQFHPEKSGDAGAHLLENWVRSL; encoded by the coding sequence GTGAGCACGCCCCAGGTGGTGGTCCTCGACTACGGCTCGGGCAACGTGCACTCGGCCGTGCGGGCCCTGGAGCGAGTGGGCGCGCAGGTGCGCCTCACCGCCGACCGCCAGGGCGCGCTGGACTGCGACGGGCTGGTGGTGCCCGGGGTCGGGGCGTTCTCGGCCTGCGTGGCCGGCCTGGCTGCCGTTCGTGGCCCCGAGCTGGTCGACCGGCGGCTGGCCGGGGGGCGACCGGTGCTGGGCATCTGCGTCGGCCACCAGGTCATGTTCGAGCGTTCCACCGAGCCGTACGCCGCCGGCGTGCTCGACGGGCTGGGGGAGTGGCCCGGGGTCGTCGAGCGGCTGCCGGCGGACGTCGTCCCGCACATGGGGTGGAACACCGTGCAGGCCGCTGAGGGCTCACGGCTGTTCGCCGGGGTCGAGCAGGAGCGCTTCTACTTCGTGCACTCCTACGCCGTGCAGCGCTGGCTGCTCGAGCCCCACGACGGCCAGGTGGCGCACTTCAGCGCCCCTCGGGTCAGCTGGTCCGAGCACGGCGTGCCGTTCGTCGCCGCGGTCGAGAACGGACCGCTGTCGGCGACCCAGTTCCACCCGGAGAAGAGTGGGGACGCCGGTGCGCACCTGCTGGAGAACTGGGTGCGGTCGCTGTGA
- a CDS encoding glutathione peroxidase: MTSINDFSARSIDGTTVDLATYSGDVLLVVNTASQCGFTPQYQGLQELHEKFASEGLRVLGFPCDQFGGQEPGADDEIAGFCERNFGVTFPLFSKVEVNGDGADPIFRWLRTEKGGILGDSIKWNFTKFLVGRDGQVIDRYAPTTKPESITSDIEKALAT, from the coding sequence GTGACCTCGATCAACGACTTCAGCGCCCGCAGCATCGACGGCACCACCGTCGACCTGGCCACCTACTCCGGCGACGTGCTCCTGGTGGTCAACACCGCATCGCAGTGTGGTTTCACCCCGCAGTACCAGGGCCTGCAGGAGCTGCACGAGAAGTTCGCCAGCGAGGGCCTGCGCGTCCTGGGGTTCCCGTGCGACCAGTTCGGCGGCCAGGAGCCCGGTGCGGACGACGAGATCGCCGGCTTCTGCGAGCGCAACTTCGGCGTGACCTTTCCGCTGTTCTCCAAGGTCGAGGTCAACGGGGACGGCGCGGACCCGATCTTCCGCTGGTTGCGCACCGAGAAGGGCGGCATCCTCGGCGACTCGATCAAGTGGAACTTCACCAAGTTCCTGGTCGGCCGGGACGGTCAGGTGATCGACCGCTACGCGCCGACCACCAAGCCCGAGTCGATCACCTCCGACATCGAGAAGGCGCTGGCGACCTGA